A genomic stretch from Canis lupus baileyi chromosome 3, mCanLup2.hap1, whole genome shotgun sequence includes:
- the RNF223 gene encoding RING finger protein 223, translating into MSAPSRTSPTAPAPRSPSTPGSEKVASPLECSICFSGYDNIFKTPKELSCTHVFCLECLARLAAAQPTGRPGGEAVPCPFCRQPTAVPAAGAPALRTSHQLQARMPAHLRREEPVWLEGTKLCCCLPPSVPGLGEPGIVCVDVGLSKPAEPTAPTPAPGPARRQGRLARCWARCRDWRRVALVTALLLVLFCVVLWPVQCALKTGNLHCLPRPSTTITTATAFSSRPLADN; encoded by the coding sequence ATGTCAGCCCCCAGTCGGACCAGCCCTACTGCCCCAGCGCCCAGATCCCCCAGCACCCCTGGCTCAGAGAAGGTGGCTTCCCCCCTGGAGTGCTCCATCTGCTTCTCAGGCTATGACAACATCTTCAAGACGCCCAAGGAGCTCTCCTGCACGCACGTCTTCTGCCTGGAGTGCCTGGCCCGGCTGGCGGCCGCCCAGCCAACAGGCCGGCCCGGCGGCGAGGCTGTGCCCTGCCCATTCTGCCGGCAGCCCACAGCCGTGCCCGCTGCTGGGGCCCCTGCACTGCGCACCAGCCACCAGCTGCAGGCCAGGATGCCGGCACACCTGCGACGGGAGGAGCCCGTGTGGCTGGAGGGCACCAAGCTGTGCTGCTGCCTGCCGCCCTCCGTACCTGGCCTTGGAGAGCCTGGCATCGTGTGTGTGGATGTGGGCCTGAGCAAGCCTGCGGAGCCCACTGCGCCCACACCCGCCCCGGGCCCTGCCCGCCGCCAGGGCCGCCTGGCCCGCTGCTGGGCACGCTGCAGGGACTGGAGGCGTGTGGCGCTGGTCACGGCTCTGCTGCTCGTGCTCTTCTGTGTGGTGCTCTGGCCCGTGCAGTGCGCGCTCAAGACTGGGAACTTGCACTGCCTCCCCCGGccctccaccaccatcaccaccgcCACTGCCTTCTCTTCCAGGCCCCTGGCTGACAACTAA
- the LOC140630292 gene encoding tyrosine-protein phosphatase non-receptor type 11-like isoform X1, with product MTSRRWFHPNISGVEAEKLLLSRGQHGSFLARPSKSCPGGFTLSVRRHDEVTHVKIQNTGDYYDLYGGEKFATLAELVQHYTGQHGGLLRERSGAPVELRHPLGCQDPISERWYHGHLSGKEAEQLLMEKGRPGTFLVRESQSKPGDFVLSVFTQQPDKEDRRPRVTHIMIHFQPDGKYDIGGGERFDTLRDLVERYRKNPMVEKSGIVVHLKQPLKATRINAASIESRVQELNRAADASEKAKQGFWEEFEMLQQQECRLLYPRKEGQRLENKPKNRYKNILPFDTTRVTLHDVDDNVPGADYINANYIRSDPEAKPGHGLGKVYIATQGCLQTTVAAFWAMVYQENTRVIVMATREVERGRNKCFRYWPELHGSQEYGCVRICNLAEYQAQGYCVRELQVWRPDQEEPRRTVKHYHYFSWPDHGVPAEPSGVLGFLEEVNRTQSSMPGAGPIVVHCSAGIGRTGTIIVIDILVDTIRRQGLDCDIDVPKTIQLVRRQRSGMVQTEAQYKFVYLALQRYIQDEQRRLREQPPGERDYLNVGVRSQDSGHSAGPALPRAAATAEAPCGVYENLQGLPR from the exons ATGACCTCGCGCAG GTGGTTTCACCCCAACATCAGTGGAGTTGAGGCAGAGAAGCTGCTCCTATCCAGGGGCCAGCACGGGAGCTTCCTGGCGAGACCCAGCAAGAGCTGCCCGGGAGGCTTCACATTGTCTGTCAG GCGCCATGACGAAGTGACCCACGTCAAGATCCAAAACACAGGCGACTACTATGATCTTTACGGTGGGGAGAAGTTTGCCACGCTGGCGGAGCTGGTGCAGCACTACACAGGCCAGCATGGGGGGCTGCTCCGTGAGCGCAGCGGGGCCCCCGTTGAGCTCAGGCACCCCCTGGGCTGCCAGGACCCCATATCTGAGCG GTGGTACCATGGGCACCTGTCTGGCAAGGAGGCCGAGCAGCTGCTGATGGAAAAAGGACGTCCGGGTACCTTCCTGGTACGGGAGAGTCAGAGCAAGCCTGGGGACTTCGTGCTGTCTGTGTTCACACAGCAGCCAGACAAGGAAGACCGCCGGCCACGGGTCACACACATCATGATCCACTTCCAG CCAGATGGGAAGTATGACATAGGAGGTGGGGAACGGTTCGACACCCTCAGAGACCTGGTGGAGCGCTACAGGAAGAACCCCATGGTGGAGAAGTCGGGGATTGTGGTTCATCTCAAGCAG CCCCTCAAGGCCACGAGGATCAATGCCGCAAGCATCGAGAGCCGAGTACAGGAGCTCAACAGGGCTGCTGATGCCAGTGAGAAGGCCAAGCAGGGCTTCTGGGAAGAGTTTGAG ATGCTGCAGCAGCAGGAATGTCGGCTCCTATATCCCCGGAAAGAGGGACAGCGATTGGAAAACAAGCCCAAGAATCGCTACAAGAACATCCTTCCCT TTGATACCACCCGTGTCACTCTGCATGATGTGGACGACAATGTGCCTGGAGCAGACTACATCAATGCCAACTACATCAGG AGTGATCCAGAGGCGAAGCCAGGTCATGGACTGGGCAAGGTATACATCGCCACCCAGGGCTGTCTGCAAACCACAGTGGCTGCCTTCTGGGCGATGGTATACCAGGAGAATACACGGGTCATTGTCATGGCCACAAGGGAGGTGGAGCGAGGCCGG AACAAATGTTTCCGATACTGGCCAGAGCTGCATGGCAGCCAAGAATATGGCTGTGTACGTATCTGCAACTTGGCTGAGTACCAGGCCCAGGGCTACTGTGTGCGGGAACTGCAGGTGTGGCGGCCAGATCAG GAAGAGCCACGGCGCACAGTGAAGCACTACCACTACTTCAGCTGGCCAGACCATGGGGTCCCGGCAGAGCCATCTGGCGTCCttggcttcctggaagaggtgaacAGGACCCAGAGCagcatgccgggagccggacccATCGTGGTGCACTGCAG CGCCGGCATCGGTCGCACTGGCACCATCATCGTGATTGACATCCTGGTGGACACTATCCGCAGGCAGG GTCTGGACTGCGACATCGACGTTCCCAAGACCATCCAGCTGGTGCGGCGGCAGCGCTCGGGAATGGTGCAGACCGAAGCGCAGTACAAGTTCGTGTACCTGGCCTTGCAGCGGTACATCCAGGACGAGCAGCGGCGCCTGCGcgagcag CCGCCGGGGGAGCGCGACTACCTGAATGTGGGCGTCAGGTCGCAGGATTCCGGCCACAGCGCTGGACCCGCGTTGCCTCGGGCGGCGGC GACCGCGGAGGCCCCCTGCGGCGTGTATGAGAACCTTCAAGGCCTCCCGCGCTGA
- the LOC140630292 gene encoding tyrosine-protein phosphatase non-receptor type 11-like isoform X3: MTSRRWFHPNISGVEAEKLLLSRGQHGSFLARPSKSCPGGFTLSVRRHDEVTHVKIQNTGDYYDLYGGEKFATLAELVQHYTGQHGGLLRERSGAPVELRHPLGCQDPISERWYHGHLSGKEAEQLLMEKGRPGTFLVRESQSKPGDFVLSVFTQQPDKEDRRPRVTHIMIHFQPDGKYDIGGGERFDTLRDLVERYRKNPMVEKSGIVVHLKQPLKATRINAASIESRVQELNRAADASEKAKQGFWEEFEMLQQQECRLLYPRKEGQRLENKPKNRYKNILPFDTTRVTLHDVDDNVPGADYINANYIRNKCFRYWPELHGSQEYGCVRICNLAEYQAQGYCVRELQVWRPDQEEPRRTVKHYHYFSWPDHGVPAEPSGVLGFLEEVNRTQSSMPGAGPIVVHCSAGIGRTGTIIVIDILVDTIRRQGLDCDIDVPKTIQLVRRQRSGMVQTEAQYKFVYLALQRYIQDEQRRLREQPPGERDYLNVGVRSQDSGHSAGPALPRAAATAEAPCGVYENLQGLPR; this comes from the exons ATGACCTCGCGCAG GTGGTTTCACCCCAACATCAGTGGAGTTGAGGCAGAGAAGCTGCTCCTATCCAGGGGCCAGCACGGGAGCTTCCTGGCGAGACCCAGCAAGAGCTGCCCGGGAGGCTTCACATTGTCTGTCAG GCGCCATGACGAAGTGACCCACGTCAAGATCCAAAACACAGGCGACTACTATGATCTTTACGGTGGGGAGAAGTTTGCCACGCTGGCGGAGCTGGTGCAGCACTACACAGGCCAGCATGGGGGGCTGCTCCGTGAGCGCAGCGGGGCCCCCGTTGAGCTCAGGCACCCCCTGGGCTGCCAGGACCCCATATCTGAGCG GTGGTACCATGGGCACCTGTCTGGCAAGGAGGCCGAGCAGCTGCTGATGGAAAAAGGACGTCCGGGTACCTTCCTGGTACGGGAGAGTCAGAGCAAGCCTGGGGACTTCGTGCTGTCTGTGTTCACACAGCAGCCAGACAAGGAAGACCGCCGGCCACGGGTCACACACATCATGATCCACTTCCAG CCAGATGGGAAGTATGACATAGGAGGTGGGGAACGGTTCGACACCCTCAGAGACCTGGTGGAGCGCTACAGGAAGAACCCCATGGTGGAGAAGTCGGGGATTGTGGTTCATCTCAAGCAG CCCCTCAAGGCCACGAGGATCAATGCCGCAAGCATCGAGAGCCGAGTACAGGAGCTCAACAGGGCTGCTGATGCCAGTGAGAAGGCCAAGCAGGGCTTCTGGGAAGAGTTTGAG ATGCTGCAGCAGCAGGAATGTCGGCTCCTATATCCCCGGAAAGAGGGACAGCGATTGGAAAACAAGCCCAAGAATCGCTACAAGAACATCCTTCCCT TTGATACCACCCGTGTCACTCTGCATGATGTGGACGACAATGTGCCTGGAGCAGACTACATCAATGCCAACTACATCAGG AACAAATGTTTCCGATACTGGCCAGAGCTGCATGGCAGCCAAGAATATGGCTGTGTACGTATCTGCAACTTGGCTGAGTACCAGGCCCAGGGCTACTGTGTGCGGGAACTGCAGGTGTGGCGGCCAGATCAG GAAGAGCCACGGCGCACAGTGAAGCACTACCACTACTTCAGCTGGCCAGACCATGGGGTCCCGGCAGAGCCATCTGGCGTCCttggcttcctggaagaggtgaacAGGACCCAGAGCagcatgccgggagccggacccATCGTGGTGCACTGCAG CGCCGGCATCGGTCGCACTGGCACCATCATCGTGATTGACATCCTGGTGGACACTATCCGCAGGCAGG GTCTGGACTGCGACATCGACGTTCCCAAGACCATCCAGCTGGTGCGGCGGCAGCGCTCGGGAATGGTGCAGACCGAAGCGCAGTACAAGTTCGTGTACCTGGCCTTGCAGCGGTACATCCAGGACGAGCAGCGGCGCCTGCGcgagcag CCGCCGGGGGAGCGCGACTACCTGAATGTGGGCGTCAGGTCGCAGGATTCCGGCCACAGCGCTGGACCCGCGTTGCCTCGGGCGGCGGC GACCGCGGAGGCCCCCTGCGGCGTGTATGAGAACCTTCAAGGCCTCCCGCGCTGA
- the LOC140630292 gene encoding tyrosine-protein phosphatase non-receptor type 11-like isoform X2 has protein sequence MTSRRWFHPNISGVEAEKLLLSRGQHGSFLARPSKSCPGGFTLSVRRHDEVTHVKIQNTGDYYDLYGGEKFATLAELVQHYTGQHGGLLRERSGAPVELRHPLGCQDPISERWYHGHLSGKEAEQLLMEKGRPGTFLVRESQSKPGDFVLSVFTQQPDKEDRRPRVTHIMIHFQPDGKYDIGGGERFDTLRDLVERYRKNPMVEKSGIVVHLKQPLKATRINAASIESRVQELNRAADASEKAKQGFWEEFEMLQQQECRLLYPRKEGQRLENKPKNRYKNILPFDTTRVTLHDVDDNVPGADYINANYIRSDPEAKPGHGLGKVYIATQGCLQTTVAAFWAMVYQENTRVIVMATREVERGRVGAWTAPSPSCAHVDLCWWLMLSCFSFILRDAGRGWEDSGRPLCMHMQIPIGHKGQGCWWSFSTADAMHPPPRTNVSDTGQSCMAAKNMAVYVSATWLSTRPRATVCGNCRCGGQIRLARLTSPPCPGRATAHSEALPLLQLARPWGPGRAIWRPWLPGRGEQDPEQHAGSRTHRGALQRRHRSHWHHHRD, from the exons ATGACCTCGCGCAG GTGGTTTCACCCCAACATCAGTGGAGTTGAGGCAGAGAAGCTGCTCCTATCCAGGGGCCAGCACGGGAGCTTCCTGGCGAGACCCAGCAAGAGCTGCCCGGGAGGCTTCACATTGTCTGTCAG GCGCCATGACGAAGTGACCCACGTCAAGATCCAAAACACAGGCGACTACTATGATCTTTACGGTGGGGAGAAGTTTGCCACGCTGGCGGAGCTGGTGCAGCACTACACAGGCCAGCATGGGGGGCTGCTCCGTGAGCGCAGCGGGGCCCCCGTTGAGCTCAGGCACCCCCTGGGCTGCCAGGACCCCATATCTGAGCG GTGGTACCATGGGCACCTGTCTGGCAAGGAGGCCGAGCAGCTGCTGATGGAAAAAGGACGTCCGGGTACCTTCCTGGTACGGGAGAGTCAGAGCAAGCCTGGGGACTTCGTGCTGTCTGTGTTCACACAGCAGCCAGACAAGGAAGACCGCCGGCCACGGGTCACACACATCATGATCCACTTCCAG CCAGATGGGAAGTATGACATAGGAGGTGGGGAACGGTTCGACACCCTCAGAGACCTGGTGGAGCGCTACAGGAAGAACCCCATGGTGGAGAAGTCGGGGATTGTGGTTCATCTCAAGCAG CCCCTCAAGGCCACGAGGATCAATGCCGCAAGCATCGAGAGCCGAGTACAGGAGCTCAACAGGGCTGCTGATGCCAGTGAGAAGGCCAAGCAGGGCTTCTGGGAAGAGTTTGAG ATGCTGCAGCAGCAGGAATGTCGGCTCCTATATCCCCGGAAAGAGGGACAGCGATTGGAAAACAAGCCCAAGAATCGCTACAAGAACATCCTTCCCT TTGATACCACCCGTGTCACTCTGCATGATGTGGACGACAATGTGCCTGGAGCAGACTACATCAATGCCAACTACATCAGG AGTGATCCAGAGGCGAAGCCAGGTCATGGACTGGGCAAGGTATACATCGCCACCCAGGGCTGTCTGCAAACCACAGTGGCTGCCTTCTGGGCGATGGTATACCAGGAGAATACACGGGTCATTGTCATGGCCACAAGGGAGGTGGAGCGAGGCCGGGTAGGAGCTTGGACAGCCCCCTCCCCATCATGTGCTCACGTGGACTTGTGCTGGTGGCTGATGCTGTCTTGCTTCTCCTTCATCCTTCGGGATGCTGGTAGGGGGTGGGAGGACTCTGGAAGGCCCCTGTGTATGCATATGCAAATCCCCATAGGGCATAAGGGACAAGGGTGCTGGTGGTCTTTCAGCACAGCTGATGCAATGCACCCTCCTCCCAGAACAAATGTTTCCGATACTGGCCAGAGCTGCATGGCAGCCAAGAATATGGCTGTGTACGTATCTGCAACTTGGCTGAGTACCAGGCCCAGGGCTACTGTGTGCGGGAACTGCAGGTGTGGCGGCCAGATCAG ACTGGCCCGGCTCACCAGCCCGCCCTGCCCAGGAAGAGCCACGGCGCACAGTGAAGCACTACCACTACTTCAGCTGGCCAGACCATGGGGTCCCGGCAGAGCCATCTGGCGTCCttggcttcctggaagaggtgaacAGGACCCAGAGCagcatgccgggagccggacccATCGTGGTGCACTGCAG CGCCGGCATCGGTCGCACTGGCACCATCATCGTGATTGA